In the Ctenopharyngodon idella isolate HZGC_01 chromosome 4, HZGC01, whole genome shotgun sequence genome, one interval contains:
- the tnni1d gene encoding troponin I, skeletal, slow d: MASVSHLPQQVLNLLDSVFSIYINIKLICLLSTFNNVALIYIVIWQIRRPGNPKVDIKPKSKISASRKLSLKIMLLNRAMEDLENEKQDRDEEKNRYLKDKHPPLQLSGLSLGELQNLCKQLHAKIDVVDEERYDYEDKVIKHNKDINELKLKVQDLGGKFKKPALRKVRVSADEMMRALLGSKHKGSMDLRANLKSVKKEDIKQEKVLTSEVGDWRKNVEAMSGMEGRKKMFDAAGGGQ; this comes from the exons TTCTAGATAGTGTTTTtagtatttacataaatatCAAATTAATATGCTTGCTTTCAACTTTCAACAATGTTGCCTTAATTTATATTGTCATTTGGCAGATACGAAGACCCGGAAATCCAAAAGTGGACATCAAA CCTAAGTCAAAGATTTCAGCATCACGGAAACTTTCTCTAAAG ATAATGCTTCTTAACAGAGCAATGGAGGATTTGGAGAACGAGAAACAGGACAGGGATGAAGAGAAAAATCGCTACCTCAAAGACAAACACCCTCCTTTGCAGCTTTCTGGACTCTCTCTGGGGGAGTTACAG AATCTGTGTAAGCAACTCCACGCAAAAATCGATGTAGTAGATGAGGAGAGGTACGACTATGAGGATAAGGTCATCAAGCACAACAAAGAT ATCAATGAGCTTAAGTTGAAAGTTCAGGATCTAGGGGGGAAGTTCAAGAAACCCGCCCTGAGGAAAGTGCGTGTGTCTGCTGATGAGATGATGAGGGCTTTGCTGGGCTCCAAACACAAAGGCTCCATGGACCTCCGTGCAAATCTGAAGTCGGTCAAGAAGGAGGATATAAAGCAAGAAAAG GTCTTGACAAGTGAAGTAGGTGACTGGCGTAAGAATGTGGAAGCCATGTCTGGCATGGAGGGAAGAAAGAAGATGTTTGACGCTGCCGGGGGAGGCCAGTGA